In Spinacia oleracea cultivar Varoflay chromosome 5, BTI_SOV_V1, whole genome shotgun sequence, a single window of DNA contains:
- the LOC110778496 gene encoding uncharacterized protein, whose protein sequence is MTGQIVIKSSSAATNRRKPLLTKTLTPSQTPPKKSSSNVGEVAGVTAANCFVVCCCCPCVLVEFVILAVYKVPVNLCRRVWRTRRRKIMMKKRRKNGILEGAKEGRSGGSEVYYKAGFVDELTDKHRKEFEMIKISVDGSTVELDQKMWEQFHDTGFWRSSSRRNS, encoded by the coding sequence ATGACCGGTCAAATTGTGATTAAATCATCATCAGCGGCGACAAATCGCCGTAAACCACTCCTCACTAAAACCCTAACTCCGTCGCAAACACCTCCGAAAAAATCGTCATCAAATGTCGGAGAAGTCGCCGGAGTTACGGCGGCGAATTGCTTCGTTGTGTGCTGCTGTTGTCCATGTGTTCTAGTAGAATTCGTAATCCTGGCTGTGTACAAAGTTCCGGTGAATCTTTGTCGTCGTGTGTGGAGGACTCGGCGGCGAAAGATAATGATGAAAAAGAGGAGAAAGAATGGAATTCTTGAAGGAGCTAAGGAGGGGAGATCTGGTGGGAGCGAGGTATACTATAAGGCTGGGTTTGTTGATGAATTGACAGATAAACATCGAAAGGAGTTTGAGATGATCAAGATTTCAGTTGATGGATCAACTGTGGAGTTGGACCAGAAGATGTGGGAACAATTTCATGATACTGGGTTTTGGAGAAGCTCTTCTCGGAGGAATTCTTGA